DNA from Gemmatimonadaceae bacterium:
GCCCGACGAGCCGGCCCGGCGCGTCCGCGGGGCGCCGGGCATGAGCGCGCCGTCGATATGGAACCGCTCCACCAGCGCCTGCAGGTTGGCCGCCTGACCGGACATTTCCTCCGACGCGGCTGCCGTTTCCTCGGCGTTCGCCGCGCTGGAGCTCGTCACGTCGGCCACTTCGCCGGCCCGGGCGTTGATGGCATCGAGCCCCTTGGCCTGCGCCGCCGCGGCCGCATTGAGGTCGGTGACCAGGTGCGACGCCTTCTCCGCCCGCTCCTGAATCCCCCGGAGCGTGGAGACCGCCTGATCGCCCACCTGCACGCCCTTGGCGACGGCATTCACCGCCCCCTCGATGACGTCCTGCGTTTCCTTGGCGGCCGCGGTGGCCCGGAGTGCCAGTGCCCGGACCTCCTCGGCGACCACGGCGAAGCCGGCACCGGCCTGACCGGCACGCGCCGCTTCGACCGCCGCATTGAGCGCGAGCAGATTCGTCTGGGACGCAATCTCCTCGATCTTGCGGGCGATCTTCTGCGTATCGGTGGCGCGCGTCCGGATATCCGACAGCGCGACCGCGACTTCTTCAACCCGCGTCCGCCCATCGGTCGCCGCGCTGCTCGTGGCCGCGACCAGGGTGGCCAGCTCCTGCGTACTGCGCGCCGTCTCCACGCTACGCTCGCGCTGCGTACCGACTTCGCTGCTCACTTCGTGCAGCAGCTCGGCCTGACGCGATGCGCCGTTGGCCTGCTCCTGCGCCGCCGCGGCAATCTGCTGCGTGGCGCTGACGATGCTGTGCGCCTCCGCACGCACTTCCTCGAGTGCGGCGGCGAGATCCGACACCGCCTCGTTCACACTGGCCGCCAGCTGCGCATGATCGCCACGATACGTGCCGCGCACGCGGGCCCGCAGATCGCGCTGCGCCACCTGCGCCAGGACTTCGCGCGCTTCGGCCACCGGCGTGGTGACGGCTTCGAGCGTCGCATTGAAACCCTGCACGAGCCGGCGGAAGGCGCCCTCGAAACGCTGCGCATTGCCGCGATGCGACAGCTTGCCCGCTTCGGCGGCATCCACCATGCCGTCCACTTCGTGTGTGAGGTTGGCGAACGTGTCGCGCAGCGTGATGAACGCCTGGCCCAGCGCATCCTGATCGGAGCGCAGCGCCATCGCCACCTGCGTATTCCCCGACGCGATCTGCCGCGCCGTGTCCGCGAGTTGATCCTGCGACCGCACGATGTCGTTGAGCGCCTTGGCGACCTGCCCGATCTCATCGTGCCACATCCAGCGGGCAATGCGATCCGTGCGCCCCACCGACACATCGCGCGCCACACCCGCCATCTCGGCCACCGGCTTCGCCAGCTTGCCGCCGATGACGAGCGCGATGATCACGATCAGTACGGCGATGCCAAGCGCGACCGCGAGCGCCATCGCCTTGAGCGTGCCAACGTTCGCCGCCGCATCGACCTCGGCCTGCGGAACGGCAATCATCACGCCCCAGTTCATGCCCGGGTAGCCCAGCGCGCCGCGCAGATGGTCATACGCGACCTGCGTGGGCACCCCTTCGATCTCGGCACTGTAGGTGCCACTCTTGCCACTCGTGAGGGCGGTCATCACCCCCGACTCGCCATTCACGGCGCCGAGGAGCGCCGGCACGCGCTCGACCTTGCCCGCGCGCACCAGCGGACGGCCCGTGCTGTCCACCACGACCACCATGGCGCCGGGATAGCCGGACGCCTGCATCTGCTTGAGCGCGTCGCTCACGACGCCGTCCACGAGGTTCACCGTGGCGTAGTTGTGCCAGCAGCCGAGCGTCTGCCCGGTTCCATCCTTCACTGGGGCGGAGAAGCCAATCACTTCGTTGCTCGCCGAGCCGTACACGGCGGTCACGCCGTCGTCGCGCTGCGGCGGGGTGATCACCGTGCCCGTCGCGGCGGTGTTGCCCTCAGCCGAAAACGCCATCTTGCTCGTGAACTTGCCCGTGAGACAGGACGCAAGCCACGGCGCGTTGGCATAGCTGCGATGCATCAGCGTCGCGCTGTTGAGCCGTTCGCCCTTCGCATTCTTGTCATTGACGGCGATGACCTTGCCTTCGGGATCGACGAAGAGCGTCAGGTCGTACATGCCGTAGGCGGCCACGTACGCATTCATGCGATCGGTGATGCGATTCTGCTCGGCGCCGGCTTTGTACCAGCTGGCCTTGTCGCGCACCACGTCATTGAAACCAAACGCCTGCACGTCGCCGTAGCGCTCGAACAGGTTGCGATCGATCTTGTCGGCTACCTGCCCCGCGGATTCGCGGAGGCGATCCGCCGTGCGCTCGCGGATCGTGGCGGTGGAGCGATTCAGCATCAGCGTCGCCACGACCGCGACCGGCACCAGGCCAAACCCGAGACAAAGCAGCGCGAGCTTTCGCGCAATCGGCCATTTTTTGAAACGCACAGGCAAGATCCGGTGGAAAAGGATTCTGTTCTCCGCCGCCGACGAAGGCTGCCGGGAAGAACACTCCGGATCATTATCGGCATCTGGGCGTGAGACTTGAGGATCGTCTCACGCCCTGTCCCAATCTTCATGTTTGCTAACTGCTTACACAGCAACACATTGAAACGTTTACAGAAACGCCTGGCGCGGTGACGACCCGTTACACGCGCCAGCGCGGATTGGGGGGTGGCAGCGTATCCCACTCGGCCCGTGCCGTTTCACTGCCGGCACGGCCGAGCAGTGCGTACGCGAACTGCTTCCCGAGCTCCACGCCGGGCTGATTGAAGGCGTCGATGCCGTAGAGTTCCCCCGCGTAGGCGGTGGCCAGCGCGAAGGTCTGCATCAACGCGCCGAGGTGCCAGGCGTCCACCTGATCGATGGTGAGCGTGGCGTTGAAACGCCCGCGCGCCGCGAGCGCGCCGGCCGTGGCACGCTGTTCGATCTCGATCAACTCGCCGAGCGTGTGGCCACCGAGGTACCCCAGCTCCGCGATGTCGCCGTGACGCGCGGGGATCGGCCCGTCCTGTTCTCGCCCCTTTACCGCGATGAACGTGACGGTCTTGTCGAATGGGCCTTCCATGAACAGCTGCACCTGCGAGTGCTGATCGGTGGCACCGAGCGCGGGGAGCGGCGTGGGGCCCACCGACGTGCCGTCGCCGCGCACCTTGCCAAGGGACTCGGCCCAGAGCTGCACGAACCAGAGCGCCAGATCGCGCAGCGGGTCGGCGTACGGCATCAGCACCTGCACCGAGCGCGCGTGAGCGGTATCGGCGAGCCACTGCATGACCGCGAAGGTGCCGGGGAGATTGCTGGCGAGCGTGGGGCTCGCCGCGCGGGCGGTCACATCGGCGGCGCCGCCCAGCAGCGCCCGCACATCGATGCCGATCAACGCCGCCGGCAGGATACCCACCGGTGAGAGCACCGAAAAACGCCCCCCGACATTGGGCGGGATATCGCACGTCCGAATGCCTTCGGCGCGCGCAATCTTGCGCAGCGCGCCAACCTGCGGATCGGTCACGAACACCAGATGCGCCTTGGCGGCCTCCTCCCCGAGCGCCTGCGCGAGCGCCTCGCGCACGATGAGGTACTGGGCCATGGTTTCCACCGTCCCCCCCGACTTCGAGACCACGAGCACGAGCGTGCGCGCGAGTTCCAGTCGCGCCAGCGTCGCACTGATGGTGCCCGGGTCCACGTTGTCGAGGACATGCAGTCGCGGGTGCCCGCCCCGCTGCGCCGCCGTCAGCTCATTCCAGCGCGGCGGGCAGAGCGCGGTGCGCAGCGCAATCGGGCCGAGCGCCGAGCCGCCGATCCCCAGCAGCAGGACATCGTCGAAGCGCCCGGCGACGTCGGCCGCGATCGCGAGCGACTGGTCGAGCAGGGCGTGATTGTTCGCGAGCGTGAGGAAGCCGAGATCGCCGGTCCGCGCGTGAACCGCCGCGTGGGCCTTGGCGAAGGGCGCGGCCGCGTCGCTCCACTGGTCGGCCGTGATCCCGGCGCCGTGCGGGAGGGCACCGGCCATCATGTTCGTGAAATCGAGCGCGAGCGTCATGGGAGGGAGAGTCCGGCGTGAGACAGGAGCGCCACCGTCAGGGGGTCGGCGCGTCGGTGATGGGAACCACAAGCCCGTCGTAGGCGGGCATGATGCCCGTCGGCAACTCCGCCGCGAGGGCGGCGTGGGCGTTGTCGTGCGTGAGATGCGTCAGGTACGTCTGCGCCGCCCCGACCTGCTGGGCGGTG
Protein-coding regions in this window:
- a CDS encoding methyl-accepting chemotaxis protein, with the protein product MAEAREVLAQVAQRDLRARVRGTYRGDHAQLAASVNEAVSDLAAALEEVRAEAHSIVSATQQIAAAAQEQANGASRQAELLHEVSSEVGTQRERSVETARSTQELATLVAATSSAATDGRTRVEEVAVALSDIRTRATDTQKIARKIEEIASQTNLLALNAAVEAARAGQAGAGFAVVAEEVRALALRATAAAKETQDVIEGAVNAVAKGVQVGDQAVSTLRGIQERAEKASHLVTDLNAAAAAQAKGLDAINARAGEVADVTSSSAANAEETAAASEEMSGQAANLQALVERFHIDGALMPGAPRTRRAGSSG
- a CDS encoding glucose-6-phosphate isomerase; this encodes MTLALDFTNMMAGALPHGAGITADQWSDAAAPFAKAHAAVHARTGDLGFLTLANNHALLDQSLAIAADVAGRFDDVLLLGIGGSALGPIALRTALCPPRWNELTAAQRGGHPRLHVLDNVDPGTISATLARLELARTLVLVVSKSGGTVETMAQYLIVREALAQALGEEAAKAHLVFVTDPQVGALRKIARAEGIRTCDIPPNVGGRFSVLSPVGILPAALIGIDVRALLGGAADVTARAASPTLASNLPGTFAVMQWLADTAHARSVQVLMPYADPLRDLALWFVQLWAESLGKVRGDGTSVGPTPLPALGATDQHSQVQLFMEGPFDKTVTFIAVKGREQDGPIPARHGDIAELGYLGGHTLGELIEIEQRATAGALAARGRFNATLTIDQVDAWHLGALMQTFALATAYAGELYGIDAFNQPGVELGKQFAYALLGRAGSETARAEWDTLPPPNPRWRV